Within the Dehalococcoidia bacterium genome, the region TGAATACAGGGCGCGGCCGGCAGCCGTCGCGAAGGCCAGCTGGCTTGCATCGGTGCGTCCGCGCGTGTTCGCCTCCTGTACCGTGACAACGTCCACATCCTGTCGGCGCAATGCCGCGACCAGCCCGCGGTCCATGCTGTCTTCATCCACATATAGTGGGAACACGCGGCTATATATCCTCGCGGCCCCAGCCGTTAGGGTAGCGCGCCGCGAGTTCCTCCCCCAGCGCCTGGTCGGCGGCCAGCTCGGCGTCGATGCGAGCGCGGTTCGCCAGGTAGTAGGTGATCGCGGCGTAGAAGAGGGTGAGGTCGAGATCCGGGATCGAGTCCTGGATCTCTTCCGCGCTCATGCCCCGCTTGTAGCGCGCGGCGACAGCGTGCACGGTCATGCCGGTGCCGGCGAGGCAAGGGCGGCCCGAATGCAGCTCGGGGTCGGAGTGAATCAGGGTGCCGATATCCACCGGTGTGCTCGTCGTCATCGCTTCACCGCCTGAGGTACGTTCCCACCCATTGTCGCATGCGGTGCGAGCCGCAGATGCGGACCGGCGGGCCAGCACAACGCCGACCCGCCGGAATAGCTTCCATCCAAGGGACGGGTTAGCGCCGGCGCGGGCCGCCGCCGCTACCGCCGCCGGGACCGCCCGGGCCGCGCCGCGGCGGGCCGCCGCCGGGTCCGCCGGGGCCGCGCCCACCGAAGCCGCCGGGTCGGCCACCGCCCGGCCGTGGGCCGCGGCCGCCCATCAACGAGCCGCCGCGCCGGCCCTCCATGTCTTCGGCCATACCCTCGCCGGCGCCGTTGCGGTCGCCGCCTTCGAGCAGGGCGCGACGCGAGAGGTTGATGCGGCCCATGTGGTCGATCTCGCTGACCACGACCGTCACTTCGTCGCCGATGTTGACCGCGTCTTCCACGCGCTCCACGCGGTGGTCGGCCAGCTCGGAGATATGCACCAGGCCGTCTTTGTTCGGCAGGATCTCCACGAAGGCGCCGAACGGCATGATGCGCGTGACCTTGCCCGTGTAGACCTGGCCGACCTCGACCTCTTTGGTCAGCCCCTCGACCATCTGGATCGCCTTGCGGGCGCCCTCTTCGTTGGCCGAGCCGATGAAGACCGTGCCGTCGTCCTCGATGTCGATCGTGGCCTTGGTCGCATCGATGATCGAGCGGATCGTCTTGCCGCCGGGGCCGATCACCGCGCCGATCTTCTCCGGGTTGATGTGGATCGTGTACATACGCGGCGCGTAGGGCGACATCTCTGCACGCGGCTCGGGAATCGTCTCCAGCATCGCGTTCATGATGACCATGCGGCCGTCTTTGGCCTGTGCCAGCGCCTTCTCCATGATCTCCGGCGTAATGCCCTTGACCTTGATATCCATCTGCAGCGCGGTGATGCCGTCTTTGGTGCCGGCGACCTTGAAGTCCATGTCGCCCAGGTGGTCTTCGATGCCGGCGATGTCGGTCAGCACGGTGTACTTGCCGTCGTCGCGCATCACCAGGCCCATCGCCACGCCGGCCACAGGCTTCTTCAGGGGCACACCCGCGTCCATCAACGCCAGCGTGCTGCCGCAGACGCTGCCCATCGAGCTGCTGCCGTTTGAGCCGAGTGTCTCCGAGACGAGCCGCAACGTGTAGGGGAAATCTTCCACCGGGGGAATCACCGGCAACAGCGCCCGCTCGGCCAGGGCGCCGTGGCCGATCTCGCGGCGGCCGGGCGAGCCGATGCGCCGCACCTCGCCCACGGAGAAGGGCGGGAAGTTGTAGTGATGGATGTAGCGCTTGCTGTCTTCCGGGTTGAGGCTGTCGATCTTCTGCGCCTCGCCCACGCCGCCCAGGGTGGCGATCGTCAGGATTTGTGTTTCGCCGCGCTGGAAGAGGCCCGTGCCGTGCGTGCGCGGCAGAATGCCGACGGCGCAGCTGAGCGGGCGGATCTCGGTGAGGGCGCGGCCGT harbors:
- a CDS encoding DUF433 domain-containing protein, giving the protein MTTSTPVDIGTLIHSDPELHSGRPCLAGTGMTVHAVAARYKRGMSAEEIQDSIPDLDLTLFYAAITYYLANRARIDAELAADQALGEELAARYPNGWGREDI
- a CDS encoding polyribonucleotide nucleotidyltransferase — encoded protein: MADYVETQINGRPLLIETGTLAQQAGGAVSVRYGDTVVLVTATATAEPRPLDFFPLTVDYEERLYAAGKIPGSFFRREGRPGTEAILAARLTDRPIRPLFPKGFRNDVQVIITVLSADQENDPDVLGTIGASAALMISNIPFDGPVSSVRVGRVDGQFIALPTYAELQKSDLDLVVAGTRDAIMMVECGSQEVSEDDMVAAIRFGDAVNKQIIAVQEELIARNGKPKMEVAVKKIDPEVDQAVRAYLADKIGPALGGSSKEAQREAEHSVKADVLAHFAEQYDKDAVDAVFESMLKDGVRNAIIDGARRPDGRALTEIRPLSCAVGILPRTHGTGLFQRGETQILTIATLGGVGEAQKIDSLNPEDSKRYIHHYNFPPFSVGEVRRIGSPGRREIGHGALAERALLPVIPPVEDFPYTLRLVSETLGSNGSSSMGSVCGSTLALMDAGVPLKKPVAGVAMGLVMRDDGKYTVLTDIAGIEDHLGDMDFKVAGTKDGITALQMDIKVKGITPEIMEKALAQAKDGRMVIMNAMLETIPEPRAEMSPYAPRMYTIHINPEKIGAVIGPGGKTIRSIIDATKATIDIEDDGTVFIGSANEEGARKAIQMVEGLTKEVEVGQVYTGKVTRIMPFGAFVEILPNKDGLVHISELADHRVERVEDAVNIGDEVTVVVSEIDHMGRINLSRRALLEGGDRNGAGEGMAEDMEGRRGGSLMGGRGPRPGGGRPGGFGGRGPGGPGGGPPRRGPGGPGGGSGGGPRRR